The Rhopalosiphum maidis isolate BTI-1 chromosome 1, ASM367621v3, whole genome shotgun sequence genome has a segment encoding these proteins:
- the LOC113561065 gene encoding negative elongation factor B, with product MSGGRQRSMFTVHPNQQSESGIHGQTYLLETLTNCTDPLKAIEEFQVDNGIHLPSLRQMLPLLDLHGIRRLDFHNSILEALRDKLVAHIEEIGKKEGRDRDRKLKDMLAKSFPSVHIKQLRPIIMAILKNISHIDDKYLNVLVKDTELYKDTDTEVKRQIWKDNQSLLVNEVSPLLTQYIREKENILFDHNNLTNLFFTPSPKLRRQGEVVQKLAHMIGSSIKLYDMVLQFLRTLFLRTHNVHYCTLRAELLMALHDLEIQDIISIDPCHKFTWCLDACIRERNVDVKRSRELQGFLDSIKRGHETVLGDLSMTLCDPYAINFLATSTIRILHHLINNENLPRENHVLVLLLRMLSLGLSAWVMIDTQDFKEPKLDSQVVTKFMPALMSLMVDDQVRSLNTKMPLDERESAITIIEHSGPVPDAVQAYIQESSVACTVAMYYTLHVAKAKDRLALMRILGSLANCDHDRAFEDPFLHFLVALLIQQVEEFAAEDFCTVIFDEFFCTGLSRENVVRHVLKLVWHVYPKLPPSRLSTLTKVLQPSSTHDEAVHKLYTDFVEKISTDTEPPPEPPSFDYLESPLMSVPTPSHY from the coding sequence ATGAGTGGGGGACGTCAACGTTCAATGTTCACGGTTCACCCAAACCAACAGTCTGAATCAGGTATACACGgtcaaacatatttattagaaacacTGACAAACTGTACAGATCCCTTAAAAGCTATTGAAGAATTTCAAGTAGACAATGGAATTCATTTACCATCACTTCGTCAAATGTTACCTTTGCTCGATCTTCATGGAATTCGGCGGTTAGATTTTCATAACTCTATACTAGAAGCACTACGCGACAAATTAGTTGCTCATATTGAAGAAATTGGTAAAAAAGAAGGACGTGACCGAGATCGTAAGCTTAAGGATATGTTGGCAAAGAGTTTTCCTTCAGTTCATATCAAACAATTAAGACCCATTATTATGGCTATTCTTAAAAACATATCTCATattgatgataaatatttaaatgtattggttAAAGACACTGAACTTTATAAAGATACTGATACAGAAGTGAAGAGACAAATTTGGAAGGACAATCAATCACTATTGGTTAATGAAGTGTCTCCTCTTTTAACACAGTACATAAGAGagaaagaaaatattctttttgacCACAATAATTTAACCAATTTATTCTTTACACCATCGCCAAAATTGAGACGTCAAGGAGAAGTGGTACAAAAACTTGCACATATGATAGGctctagtataaaattatatgatatggtTTTGCAATTTTTGAGAACATTATTCTTGCGTACtcataatgtacattattgtacattaagAGCTGAACTTTTAATGGCATTGCATGatctagaaattcaagatATTATATCCATTGATCCATGTCATAAGTTCACATGGTGTCTCGATGCATGTATTCGTGAACGCAATGTTGATGTTAAACGTTCCCGTGAGCTTCAAGGGTTTTTAGATAGCATTAAAAGAGGACATGAAACAGTATTGGGAGATTTGTCCATGACATTATGTGATCCGTACGCCATTAATTTCTTAGCGACTTCAACTATTAGAATACTTcatcatttaattaacaatgaaAATTTACCAAGGGAAAATCATGTATTAGTTTTGTTGTTAAGGATGTTGTCTCTTGGTTTAAGCGCTTGGGTTATGATAGATACCCAAGATTTTAAGGAACCAAAACTTGACAGTCAAGTAGTCACTAAGTTTATGCCTGCCTTGATGTCACTCATGGTAGATGATCAAGTTAGatcattaaatactaaaatgccTCTGGATGAAAGGGAATCTGCAATTACCATTATTGAACACTCTGGACCTGTTCCAGATGCTGTGCAAGCATATATTCAAGAGAGTAGTGTTGCTTGTACGGTtgctatgtattatacattacatgtTGCTAAAGCTAAAGACAGGTTAGCATTAATGAGAATATTGGGATCATTGGCCAATTGTGATCATGACCGTGCTTTCGAGGATCCATTTCTCCATTTTTTGGTAGCACTATTAATACAGCAAGTCGAAGAATTTGCTGCTGAAGATTTTTGTACTGTAATATTTGATGAATTCTTTTGCACTGGATTGAGTAGAGAAAATGTAGTTAGACATGTATTAAAACTAGTGTGGCATGTTTATCCAAAGTTACCACCAAGTAGATTAAGTACATTAACTAAAGTTTTACAACCAAGTTCAACACATGATGAGGCTGTACACAAACTATATACTGATTTTGTAGAAAAGATATCGACAGATACAGAACCACCACCAGAACCGCCAAGTTTTGATTATTTGGAATCGCCATTGATGAGTGTGCCAACACCGTcacattattaa